A genomic segment from Pseudomonas mendocina encodes:
- a CDS encoding YkgJ family cysteine cluster protein: MSEANPCLTCGACCAFFRVSFFWGECRSAGGSVPDEQVIQISPHYVAMRGTESKPARCTQLLGDVGCGVRCTMYEHRSSSCREFEASWENGVHNPRCDDARKAHGLPPLTPPVQPVISPDRVA; this comes from the coding sequence ATGTCCGAAGCTAATCCCTGTCTCACGTGCGGCGCCTGCTGCGCGTTTTTTCGTGTGTCCTTCTTCTGGGGCGAGTGTCGATCCGCGGGCGGTAGCGTTCCGGACGAACAGGTCATCCAGATCAGCCCTCACTACGTGGCCATGCGTGGCACCGAGAGCAAGCCGGCGCGCTGTACCCAGCTGCTGGGCGACGTCGGCTGTGGCGTACGCTGCACGATGTACGAGCACCGCTCGAGCAGTTGCCGCGAATTCGAGGCATCCTGGGAAAACGGCGTGCATAACCCGCGTTGTGACGATGCGCGCAAGGCCCATGGCCTGCCGCCGCTGACGCCACCAGTGCAGCCGGTGATATCGCCCGACCGCGTCGCCTGA
- a CDS encoding TrkH family potassium uptake protein: MALPTLRIIGFIIGIFLITLAVSMAIPMLTLLIFEHPEDLNAFLWSSLITLVAGLALVIPGRPENAQLRPRDMYLLTTGSWTLVCGFAALPLMLIAHISYTDAMFETMSGITTTGSTVLTGLDTMSPGILIWRSMLHWLGGIGFIGMAVAILPLLRVGGMRLFQTESSDWGEKVMPRSHMAAKYLLLIYVALTLLGFLAFWASGMSPFDAINHSMASISTGGFSTSDASLAHWPQPAVHWTAVVLMLLGGMPFMLYVAFVRGNRQALFKDHQVRGFIGFLLLTWLVFGTWLWINSDYTWLDAFRIVAVNVTSVVTTTGFALGDYTTWGSFAVLLFFYLTFVGGCSGSTAGGLKIFRFQVAYVLLKANLMQLVHPRAVIKQQYNNHNLDEEIVRSMITFSFFFTITIGVLALALTLVGLDWVTALTGAATAVCNVGPGLGPIIGPAGNFASLPDSAKWLLSAGMLLGRLEILTVLVLVTRSFWKH; this comes from the coding sequence ATGGCCTTGCCGACGCTGCGCATAATCGGTTTCATCATCGGCATATTCCTGATTACCCTGGCGGTGAGCATGGCCATTCCCATGCTGACCCTGCTGATCTTCGAACACCCGGAAGATCTCAATGCGTTTCTCTGGTCCAGCCTGATCACCCTGGTCGCCGGCCTCGCGCTGGTGATTCCTGGCCGCCCGGAGAACGCTCAGCTACGCCCACGTGACATGTATCTGCTGACGACGGGCAGCTGGACCCTGGTTTGCGGCTTCGCCGCCCTGCCGCTGATGCTGATCGCCCATATCAGCTACACGGACGCCATGTTCGAGACCATGTCCGGCATCACCACCACCGGCTCGACCGTGCTGACCGGCCTGGACACCATGTCCCCGGGGATCCTGATCTGGCGCTCGATGCTGCATTGGCTGGGCGGTATCGGCTTCATCGGCATGGCGGTGGCGATTCTGCCGTTGCTGCGCGTCGGTGGCATGCGCCTGTTCCAGACCGAATCATCGGACTGGGGCGAGAAGGTCATGCCGCGCTCGCACATGGCCGCCAAGTACCTGTTGCTGATCTACGTCGCCCTGACTCTGCTCGGCTTCCTGGCGTTCTGGGCCTCGGGCATGAGCCCTTTCGATGCCATCAACCATTCCATGGCATCGATTTCCACCGGCGGCTTCTCCACCTCCGACGCGTCCCTGGCGCACTGGCCACAACCGGCCGTGCACTGGACGGCCGTGGTGCTGATGCTGCTCGGTGGCATGCCGTTCATGCTCTATGTCGCCTTCGTCCGCGGCAATCGCCAGGCGCTGTTCAAGGATCATCAGGTTCGCGGCTTCATCGGTTTTCTGTTGCTGACCTGGCTGGTGTTCGGTACCTGGCTGTGGATCAACTCGGACTACACCTGGCTCGACGCCTTTCGCATCGTGGCGGTGAACGTCACCTCGGTGGTCACCACCACCGGCTTCGCCCTGGGCGACTACACCACCTGGGGTAGCTTCGCCGTGCTGCTGTTCTTCTACCTGACCTTTGTCGGCGGCTGCTCCGGCTCCACCGCTGGCGGCTTGAAGATATTCCGTTTCCAGGTCGCTTACGTGCTACTCAAGGCCAACCTGATGCAGCTGGTGCACCCACGCGCGGTGATCAAGCAGCAGTACAACAACCACAACCTGGACGAAGAGATCGTCCGCTCGATGATCACCTTCTCCTTCTTCTTCACCATCACCATCGGTGTGCTGGCTCTGGCCCTGACGTTGGTCGGCCTGGACTGGGTCACCGCACTGACCGGTGCTGCCACCGCAGTGTGCAACGTCGGCCCGGGCCTCGGTCCGATCATCGGCCCGGCAGGTAACTTCGCCAGCCTGCCGGACTCGGCCAAGTGGTTACTCAGCGCGGGCATGCTGCTCGGCCGCCTGGAAATTCTGACCGTGCTGGTGCTGGTCACCCGCAGCTTCTGGAAACACTGA
- a CDS encoding TrkH family potassium uptake protein has protein sequence MPIASLRILAFINGIFLVTLALSMLVPVITLLIFEQPQKINAFLWSSLITALVGITMIAQGRPQQTQLRPRDMYMLTVSSWVMVSVFAALPFIFAERASITDAYFESMSGITATGATVFSGLDDMSPGTLIWRSLLHWLGGIGFIGMAVAILPILRIGGMRLFQTESSDRSEKVMPRSHMVAKYMVLAYLGLSSLAVLAFWLAGMGLFDSINHAMSAIATGGFSTSDASLGKWQAPAIHWVAIVVMVLGSLPFVLYVSALRGNYRALLRDAQVQGFLLLLVSSWFVLAGWKWLTTDLYWLDALRLVAVNITSIMTTTGFAVGDYHLWGPFASMMFFYLGFVGGCSGSTAGGLKIFRFQVAYILLKANLKQLIHPRAVIKQQYNRHRLDEDIVRSILAFAFFYTITIAALALGVAMCGVDWITALTGAAAMVSGVGPGMGEMVGPAGNYATIPDLAKWLLSFGMLLGRLEILTVLVLLFPAFWRH, from the coding sequence ATGCCCATCGCCAGCCTGCGCATCCTCGCCTTCATCAACGGCATCTTCCTCGTCACCCTGGCGCTGAGCATGCTCGTGCCGGTAATCACCCTGCTGATCTTCGAGCAGCCGCAGAAGATCAATGCCTTTCTCTGGTCCAGCCTGATCACCGCGCTCGTCGGCATCACCATGATCGCTCAGGGCAGGCCGCAGCAAACGCAACTGCGCCCGCGCGATATGTACATGCTGACCGTGTCGAGCTGGGTGATGGTGTCGGTCTTCGCAGCCTTGCCGTTCATATTCGCCGAACGCGCCAGCATCACCGATGCCTACTTCGAGAGCATGTCCGGCATCACCGCTACCGGCGCCACGGTGTTCAGCGGCCTCGACGACATGTCGCCCGGCACCCTGATCTGGCGTTCGCTGCTGCACTGGCTGGGAGGCATCGGCTTCATCGGCATGGCCGTGGCGATCCTGCCGATCCTGCGCATCGGCGGCATGCGCCTGTTCCAGACCGAGTCCTCGGACCGCTCGGAGAAGGTCATGCCGCGCTCGCACATGGTCGCCAAGTACATGGTGCTGGCCTATCTCGGCCTCAGCAGCCTCGCCGTACTGGCCTTCTGGCTGGCGGGGATGGGGCTGTTCGACTCGATAAACCACGCCATGTCGGCCATCGCTACCGGTGGTTTCTCCACGTCGGACGCCTCATTGGGCAAATGGCAGGCACCGGCCATTCACTGGGTCGCCATCGTGGTGATGGTGCTCGGCAGCCTGCCCTTCGTGCTTTACGTCAGCGCCCTGCGCGGCAATTACCGGGCGCTGCTGCGCGACGCTCAGGTGCAGGGGTTTCTGCTGTTGCTGGTAAGCAGCTGGTTCGTGCTGGCCGGCTGGAAATGGCTGACCACCGACCTCTATTGGCTCGATGCACTGCGCCTGGTCGCGGTAAACATCACCTCGATCATGACCACCACAGGCTTCGCCGTGGGCGACTACCACCTGTGGGGCCCGTTCGCCAGCATGATGTTCTTCTACCTGGGCTTCGTCGGCGGCTGCTCCGGCTCCACTGCCGGGGGCCTGAAAATTTTCCGTTTTCAGGTCGCCTACATCCTGCTCAAGGCCAACCTCAAGCAGCTCATCCACCCGCGTGCGGTCATCAAGCAGCAGTACAATCGCCACCGGCTGGATGAGGATATCGTTCGCTCGATCCTCGCCTTCGCCTTCTTCTACACCATCACCATCGCCGCTCTGGCGCTGGGTGTCGCCATGTGCGGGGTGGACTGGATCACCGCACTGACCGGCGCAGCGGCCATGGTGTCCGGCGTTGGCCCGGGTATGGGCGAGATGGTCGGCCCGGCCGGCAATTACGCCACCATCCCCGACCTGGCCAAGTGGCTACTGAGCTTCGGCATGCTGCTCGGGCGCCTGGAGATCCTCACCGTTCTGGTGCTGTTGTTCCCGGCCTTCTGGCGCCACTGA
- a CDS encoding AraC family transcriptional regulator encodes MSERTTSSNWALAIVQALELGGVDCASLFAELEMDYAALNDPDARFPQDGMTRLWQRAVALSGNPAIGLNMAQVVRPASFHVVGYALMSSRNLRDGFTRLVRYQRIIGEGADLNFLAQPDGYALTLAIHGDRLPPARQSAEASLAYCLAFCRWMTGKPMRPREIRMQGPAPADLAPYQQVFQAPLKFNAEHYGLIFERADLEAPLPSANEALAQLHDRFAGEYLARFCSSRVTHQARQVLCRLLPQGEPRREVVAQTLHLSQRTLQRRLQEEGTSYQQLLDDTRRELAEQYLGQVDLTLLEVAYLLGFADPSNFFRAFRRWFGETPGEYRSRRGLA; translated from the coding sequence ATGAGTGAAAGAACCACCTCTTCCAACTGGGCATTGGCCATCGTGCAGGCGCTGGAACTGGGCGGCGTAGACTGCGCCAGCCTGTTCGCCGAACTGGAGATGGATTACGCCGCACTGAACGATCCCGACGCGCGCTTCCCGCAGGATGGCATGACTCGCCTGTGGCAGCGCGCGGTGGCGCTGTCGGGCAACCCGGCGATCGGTCTGAACATGGCGCAGGTGGTGCGCCCGGCGTCCTTCCATGTGGTGGGTTACGCGCTGATGTCCAGTCGCAATCTGCGTGACGGCTTCACTCGTCTGGTGCGCTACCAGCGCATTATCGGTGAGGGCGCGGATCTGAATTTCCTGGCACAGCCCGACGGCTATGCCCTGACCCTGGCCATTCATGGTGACCGCCTGCCGCCGGCTCGGCAGAGCGCCGAAGCGTCGCTGGCCTACTGTCTGGCGTTCTGCCGCTGGATGACCGGCAAACCCATGCGCCCGCGCGAGATTCGCATGCAAGGTCCTGCACCCGCTGATCTGGCGCCTTATCAGCAGGTGTTCCAGGCGCCGCTGAAGTTCAATGCCGAGCACTATGGGCTGATCTTTGAGCGCGCCGACCTCGAGGCTCCATTGCCCAGTGCCAATGAGGCGCTGGCGCAACTGCATGATCGTTTCGCCGGCGAGTACCTGGCGCGTTTCTGCAGCAGTCGTGTCACCCATCAGGCGCGCCAGGTGCTGTGCCGCCTGTTGCCACAAGGCGAGCCGCGGCGCGAGGTGGTGGCGCAGACGCTGCATTTGTCGCAACGCACACTGCAACGGCGCTTGCAGGAAGAAGGCACCAGCTATCAGCAACTGCTCGACGATACCCGTCGGGAGCTGGCTGAGCAGTACCTTGGGCAGGTCGACCTGACCCTGCTGGAGGTCGCCTACTTGCTGGGGTTTGCCGATCCGAGCAACTTCTTCCGAGCCTTTCGCCGCTGGTTCGGCGAAACACCCGGCGAATATCGCAGCCGTCGCGGCCTTGCGTAG
- a CDS encoding Mpo1-like protein: MTAQTTERYQSFAEFYPYYLQEHSNPVCRRLHYVGSLLVLAILAYALLTQQWLWLLAMPLAGYGFAWVGHFMFEKNRPATFDYPLYSLMGDWVMLKDAFTGRIRF, encoded by the coding sequence ATGACCGCCCAGACCACCGAACGCTACCAGAGCTTTGCCGAGTTCTACCCCTACTACCTGCAGGAGCACAGCAATCCGGTATGCCGCCGCCTGCACTACGTTGGCAGCCTGCTGGTGCTGGCGATCCTCGCCTATGCCCTGCTTACCCAACAATGGCTGTGGCTGCTGGCGATGCCGTTGGCTGGCTACGGCTTCGCCTGGGTCGGCCACTTCATGTTCGAGAAGAACCGCCCCGCCACCTTCGACTACCCGCTGTACAGCCTGATGGGCGACTGGGTGATGCTCAAGGATGCCTTTACCGGCCGTATCCGTTTCTAA
- a CDS encoding HD domain-containing protein gives MNSRARFTHMQDGQAEDWAIIAQDFAAYAAQLPARILDHLRLLDGDFGGFPVDRLTHSLQTATRAHRDGQDEEYVICALLHDIGDTLGSYNHPDIAAAILKPFVSAENLWMVEKHGIFQGYYFFHHLGMDRHLREQFKDHPQYQATIDFCAKYDAAAFDPDYQSLPLSFFEPMLQRVFARPKNSIYLAAMDSA, from the coding sequence ATGAATAGCCGAGCCCGCTTCACCCATATGCAGGATGGCCAGGCCGAAGACTGGGCCATCATCGCCCAGGACTTCGCCGCCTATGCCGCCCAGCTACCCGCACGTATCCTCGACCACCTGCGTCTGCTCGATGGCGACTTCGGCGGCTTTCCGGTCGACCGCCTTACCCACTCACTGCAAACGGCTACCCGCGCTCATCGCGACGGTCAAGACGAGGAATACGTGATCTGCGCGCTGCTGCACGACATCGGCGACACCCTCGGCAGTTACAACCACCCGGACATCGCGGCAGCCATCCTCAAGCCCTTCGTCAGCGCCGAGAACCTCTGGATGGTGGAGAAACACGGCATTTTCCAGGGCTATTACTTTTTCCATCACCTGGGCATGGATCGTCACCTGCGCGAGCAGTTCAAGGATCACCCGCAATACCAGGCGACCATCGACTTCTGCGCCAAGTATGACGCTGCGGCCTTCGACCCGGATTACCAAAGCCTGCCGCTGAGTTTTTTCGAGCCCATGCTGCAGCGCGTCTTCGCCCGACCGAAGAATTCCATCTACCTGGCTGCCATGGACAGCGCCTGA